The nucleotide window GGTACTCGTGGATATTCATTCGGCTCCTTGGTAGTTGAGCAGACGGCCGCCGGCGCTCACGCTCCAGGCCGTTCGGGATCTACATACGCACGCCGCCACCTGGTCGCGGGCGGCGGCGTACTGCCGGCCGCTCGAGGCAGCGCGGCTGTGCCCGTGTTTCCGCTCCGATGCGCCCGAGATGGGCCGCTGCGGACCACGCCGCGAAGCGGATCCCGCGGCAACGCTAGATCGCAGGGAGCGATAGAAACCGCGCAATGATAATCCCTGGCAGGGGGAGCGGCAAGCGGCGGCTGGACTTAGGGATCGGCGGTAGAATCGGCTTCGGCGAGCAGTTGCTTGAGCGCTCTCCAGCTCTCGCCGAAGCCCGCCCAGTCGCCCGCACGCAGTCGCGCTTCGGCCTGTTCAACCAGCCTCCGGACGCGCTGGATGGAGGGGTCGCTCCGAGGGCCGGTGGGCTGCGGAGGCAGGGTCACAACCGGCTGCGGAGGAGGCGGCGTAGTCGCCGGAGCATCCTCGCTGAAGAGCGCCGAGACCGCTTCCTCCAGCGTGGGACGCATCACCACGTTCCGTCCGCTCGAGAGGATCACCCGCTCGAGCTGAGGGGTCGCCGCCTGGTTGGCCTCCAGGAAGAGGGGCTCCACGTAGATCAGCGTGCTGTCCACCGGGACGACCAGGAGCCGCCCTCGGATCACCTGGCTTCCCCCCTCCTTCCAGAGGGAGAGCTGCTGCGAGATCTCGGGATTCTGATCGATCTGCGCTTCGATCTGCTGCGGCCCGGGGACGACCTCCTCGCGGGGAAGCTCGAAGAGATACAGCTCACCGTACACGTCCGAATCGTTCCTGGCTATGAGGAGCGCCGCCAGGTTCGGACGGCCGCGGGCGGAGAGGGGGAGGGTGAGCAGGAACTCAGGTTCGTCAGTGCCGGGCAGCGGCAGCGTGGCGTAGGTCGCCCCCACCTGCTGCTCCTGTGCGCGGTAGATCTCCATGGACGCTGCCCAGACGTCCTGGCGCGCGTAGAAGAGGTTCGGATCACGCAGGTGGTAATCCCCGAGGACGGCGGCCTGCAGCTCCAGCAGAGGCGCAGGATAGCGCAGGTGGGCGCGGAGGCCCTCCGGCATGGAATCCAGCGGCTCCAGCAGCCCGGGAAAGAAGCGCGCGTAGGTCCGCAGGATCGGATCGTCGGGATCGACGACGTAGAGCCGTACCTCGCCGGTGATCGCGTCGACCGTGGCCTTGACGCTGTTGCGGACGTAGCGGACCTGGAGGTCCTCCAGAGCCCCCCGCCGCGACAGCGGGAAAGAGGTGGTGGCCGTGTACCCGTCCACGATCCACACCACGCGGCCTTCGTGGATCACGGGAAGCAGCCCGCGGGTCGGCAGCAGACGCAGAAATGGAGCGACACGGTGCACGCGGTCGGCGATAGAGCGACGGTAGACCAGCTTGCTCCCCTGCCCCACGCTGCTCGACAGCAACAGGTTGCGGCTCTGGAACGCCCAGGCGAAGACCAGCTTCCGCCAGAAGGACGTGAGGGGGATCCCCATCGGCTCGGCGTCCGGCTCCACCACCACGTAACCCAGTGTCCGCTCGCCGAAGTAGATCTCCGGCTGCTCGATCTGCAGTGATAGCGGCGCCCCCGAAGCGAGGCTCGGCGGGCCCAGGTCGCGGACGTAGTAGACGGGGCTCCCGTCTTGCGCCATCGCCGCCATGGAGGCCACCACCACTCCCTGCCCGCTGACGTAGGTCAGGTGCAGGTTCTGCCAAGTCTGCGCGGTGCTGGGAAGCGCGCTCGGATCCAGCTCGCGCACCCCGATGGCGACCTGCTCCCCTTCATAACGGTCCGGATGGACGGAGGAGAAGGTGTAGTACGCGTAGAGGGCTTCCTTCTCGTTGAAGGTCGTATGCAGCGGGCGGGGGTCCCAGAGGGGTGCCTCCGAGATGGCCCGCAGCACCGCCGAGTCGGACGGCGGGGACGAACCCCCGTACGGCAGGCGTGCGGTGCGCATGTCGTCGAGCTGGTACGCACGACGGGTGAACTCGATGTGCCGGGCGATGTACGGGCGCTCCCGAGCGGCCTCGTTCGGCTCCACCACCAGTTTCTGCACCAGCGCTGGCACGACGATTCGCGACAGGACGCCCGCGGCGACCAGGACCGCCAGCGAGATCAACGCGATGTGACGGCGGTCTCGCCAGAGCCCCACCAACACTGCCCCGGCCGTGGCGACAGAGAGGAGCGACATCACCAACAGGCCCGGCTGGCGGGCGTGCACGTCGGTGTAGCCGATCGCCCCGCTCACCCCGTTCCCCGAGAGGAGCAGCCCGTAACGATCCATCCAGAGGTCCCAGGCGACGATCACCAGGAAGATCGCCGCGAGGACCCCCAGGTGCCGGAGGGCGATCTGTGAGAACTGGAGCTGGCCGCCAGCGATCTTGATTGCACCCGTCACCGCGTACGCGGAGACCACCAGGATCGCCGCCCACGCCACCAGCAGGCCGCAGAGCACCTGGAGCTGGTCAAGGATGGGCAGCACGAAGACGTAGAAGGAGACGTCGTGTCCGTGGAAGGGATCGTTGAGGCCCCACGGCGAGTGGCGGAGGGCCGCGAGCACCGCCATGGGATCGGAGATGCCGGCTGAGAGCCACCAGCCTGACAGGCCCGCGATGAAAAGGAGGACGGCGACGATGTAGGGCTGTGGGAGTTGCTCGGCGATTTCGATGTTGCCGACCCGGCGCCGCACCCGGATCGCCCCGAGCGTTCGCGTGACGACTGCGAGGTTGATGTAGATGCCGACCGCGAAGAGCAGCGCCAGGGTAACCCGGACGGCCACCGTGGCCGTCCAGCGCACCCAGAAGACGCCCTGCATGTTCAGCGTCCGGTACCAGAGCAGGTCCTCCACGAACTCCGCCCCCAGGCGCCCGCCCACCAGGACGAGCACCAGCAGGACGAAGCCGATGACCGCGATCCGGCGCCGGCGCGGCATCATTGGTCAGGTGCTGATACCCTGGTCCCGGAGCCAGCTCTCCATCTGGTCCCGGATCTCCCCGAGCCGCTCAGGGGTGCGGGCCTCGAACCGTCCCACCAGAACCGGCTCGGTGTTCGACGCGCGGATCAATCCCCACCCGTCGCCAAACAGCACCCGAGCACCGTCCACGTCGACGACCTCGTAGGAGCCGCGGAAGTGCTCCACCGCCCGCCGCACGATATCGAATTTTTCTTCTTCGGTGGTGGCGTAGCGGAGCTCCGGGGTCGAGTAGTACCTGGGGAACTCCTGAAGCCTCTGTGAGAGCGGCTGCTCCATGCGCGAGAGAATGGAGATGAGTAGCGCCGCGGCATACAGCGCGTCGTCGAAACCGTAGTAGTCCTCGCCGAACATGATGTGGCCGGAGAGCTCGCCCGCCAGGGGCGCGTTCTCCTGCTTCATCCGCTGCTTGATGAGCGAGTGCCCGGTCGCGGACATGATCGGAACTCCGCCGGCGGCAGAGAGCACTTCGGGGAGCGCCTGCGAGCACTTGACGTCGAAAACCACCTTCTGACCCGGTCCCTTGCGTTCCAGCAGGTCAAGGCCAAAGAGCAGCACGAGGATGTCGCCCCGCACGATCTCCCCCCGGTCGTCGACGGCGCCGATCCGGTCGGCGTCGCCGTCGAAGGCGATGCCGAGGTCCGCGTGGGTCCGCCGCACCTCAGCGATCAGGTCCTGGAGATTGGCATCCACCACCGGATCGGGGTGGTGGTTGGGGAAGGTGCCGTCCGATTCGCAGTAGAGCGGCACGACCTCGACCTGGGGACCCATCGCCCGCAAGAGGTCGACGCCCACCAGGCTCCCGGTGCCGTTACCGCAGTCGAGCACCACTTTGACCGGACGCTGCACGGGGAACCGCTTGGCGACCGACTCGATGTACTGCGGCATCATGTCGCGCCGTTCCGTCGTCCCCTCCCCGCTGACGAAGCCCTCCGACTCGATCAGCGCTCTCAGGTCCTGGATCGCCTGTCCGTACAGCGACCGGCCGTCGATCGTGAGCTTGAAGCCATTGTACTCCGGAGGATTGTGCGAGCCGGTCACCTGGATCGCGCCGTCGGTGCCGAGCTCCGCCGCCGCAAAGCTGAGCACCGGGGTGGGTACGGTCCCGACGTCGATCACGTGAATGCCGGCGGCCACCAGACCGCGACGGATCCCGGCTGCCAGGTCGTCGGAGGTCACGCGGTTGTCCCGCCCGAGCGCAGTCGTGTAGCCGCTGCCGCCTCCGCGTCGACGGACCAGCATGGTGCCGAAGGCGCGACCCAGAGCCTCGGCAAAGCCGGTGTCGAGATCGCGCCCGACCACACCACGGATGTCGTACTGCCGAAAAACGTGAGGATTCACCATGAAGGTTACCAGAATTCCCGAGAAGGTTGGAGGAGTGTGATCAGCCCTGGCTCCCGCTCTCAGGGACGGCGGCGACGAGCTCGATCTCTACCGCCACGTCCCGCGGGAGCCGGGCCACCTGCACGGTCGCACGTGCGGGGCGGTGGTCGACAAAATAACGGGCATAGACTTCGTTCATCGCCACGAAGTCGTTCATGTCACGCAGAAAGACGGTGGTCTTGAGGACCGTGCTGAACGACGCTCCGGCCGCTTTCAGCACCGCCCCCAGGTTCCGCAGCACCTGTTCGGTCTGCTCGGCGACGCTCTCTCCCACGATCTCTCCGGACTTCGGATCGAGCGCGATCTGACCGGCCGTGTAGAGGACGCCCCCGTGCACGACCCCCTGGCTGTAGGGCCCGATCGCGGCCGGCGCGTCGGGCGTCTGGATCACCTGCATGGACGCCATGCCACTCCTTTGCTCAGGATAGCGATTCGATGAGTTCGCGGACCTCTTCCCGCAGCTCCTCCGGACTGACCGTGGCCACCCCTGGCTTCCCGACTTCGATCCCCGCGGCGACGTTCGCCATTACCGCCGCTTCCTGGATCGAGGCCCCCGCCGCGATCGCCACCGCGACGCAGGCCGTGACGGTGTCGCCCGCCCCCGAGACGTCGTAGACCTCCCGCGCCACGGTGGGGATGCGGAAAGTGGCCGACCCGGCCGACTGCAACGCCATCCCCTCCTCACCGAGGGTCACGAGCAGGTGCTCGCACCCGAAGCGCTGCCGAGCGTCCTCCAGCCAGGCGTCGTCATGGGGCCGGATCGGCACACCGAGCGCGGAGGTGAGCTCGAAGGCGTTGGGCTTGAAGACCGTGGCGCCCCGGTACTCGAAGATGTGGCGAAACTTCGGATCGACCACGACCGGGATTCCCCGCTCCCGAGCAGCCTCCATGGCGGCGCGGATCACAGCCGGGGTGAGGACCCCCTTGTTGTAATCCTCCAGCACGATGACATCGGCCGCGCGGGCGCTATCGCGAACCAGCTCGCAGAGCTCGTGGGCGGCCTCCGGCGGCAGATCCTCTTCCGCCTCCCGGTCGAAGCGGACCACCTGCTGCTTGCGGGCCATCACCCGCGTCTTGGTGGTGGTCGGCCGTTCCGCGTATTCGACGAGCAGAGGACGAACCACGCCACTTCCGAGGACGGCGAGCGCCTCCCGGATGGCCCGGGCACCGGCGTCACGACCCACCACTCCGAGCACATCGCAGTGTGCCCCGAGGCGAACCACATTCGCCACCACGTTCGCCGCGCCACCCAGCGCACTGCGCTCCTCCTGCACGTGCACGACTGGCACCGGAGCCTCGGGCGAGATCCGGGAGACGGTTCCGCTCAGGTAGACGTCCAGCATGAGGTCCCCGACCACCGCAACACGGACGTGTTCCGCCTGCTGGAGGATGGTGTCGAGGCGCTCGGCACTCAGCGGATGGGTCGGCGACATGGCGGCAATACGGACTGCGGCAGAGGCTTCGATCAGAGGCGGCGAACCGCCGCCAGCGAGCCGCGGAATGTACCCCGGGGGCGAGGGAGTGTAAAGGCGCAGCCAGCGCCGATTTCCGCCCCTCCAGGCGGTCATTCTTCGGAGATCAGGAGCTCCAGCAGATCGAGCAGGCGGCGCTTCTCGCTCGACGGGAGGCGCAGAGGGACCTCGATGCGCGCGGCGGCGTTCCCAGAGAGAGGGACGGTGATCCGGTTCACCGGGACTTCCACCCGACCACCCGCGCTGGAGCGGGGTGCCTCCACCCGGCCCGCACCATCTGGGCGTGCGGGCGGCCGCGCGTGCGCCTCGGGGAACTCGCGTGGAACCGGGTGAGACGGCGTGGGGATCGCGCGGATCGCTTCCCGCGTCGCTCCGGGGGCGTCGAACAGGTCCGGGGCCTCCTCTGCTCGGGGCCGTGGCGGACGCGCTGCGGGGGCGGCGGTGCCGCGGCCATCGGTTCGCTCAACCCACCGGATGCGTGTCGGGCGGCCGCGCCGGCCCTGGACGTATTCGCCAAGCCCCGCGAAATCCACCAGCCGCCCGAATGCCGCCGCCCCCTCGCGGCGATTGCTCTCGCTCCCGCCGTGGCCTCGGGTGGCCCAGAACGCCTCGATCCAGCGCACTTCGGTCTCTACCGGCTGGCCCCGGTCGGCGAGCGCGTCGATCACTTCCCGATACGGCGGATACGCAAGGACGGCCCGCCGCAGCAGCCGCCGCCGCTCCTCCGCGCCCCCGAGGGCGAACTGTTCCCCCAGCGCAGTCAGCCCGCCGTGCAGCGGCTCCACGAACCCCAGGGCCGCCGCAGCCGCAGCCGTCCCTTCCACCGCCTTCGGCGAATCCGCTGCGCTGCGCAACTGCTCCGCGCTGCGGCCCCGCGCCCGCGCCTCCAGCCATTCGCTCAGCGCCAGAGCATCAGTGCGATAAGGTAAGACGGACGCGTCGCTCATATTGAGTTTCTCTGGCGTATACTTCGGCGCAAACGACATGACATGCTATTTAGTGTGGCGCCCGGGGAACGGCAAGGCCTTGTTGACCCCGGCGCGGCCGGCTACTTCCTCGGCGTCGTGGCCGGAAGATGGACGGCGGAAGCAGGAAAAGGACGCGCCAGGATTGCCTGGCATGCAAGGGGCGCGGCCCCTCCTTGGTGCAAGATCGGCGCACGTCGCGCAGGTCCCTCATAAAATCCGGACGCCAGACGACGCCGAGGCAATCGCCCTTAGCGTCAAGGAATAGATGTTAGGTAGCCTAATATTCTGGCGTCACGCCATGCTATTCCGGTGTGGAAAACAGTGTGGAGAACCGGTGCGGAGGGCCGCACGAAAATTGCTCGCTACCCGCGCGGCATAGTTCACCTCAGAGAACTAGGGAAGCGACTGCGATGGCCGAGAGCGAAGAGCGGGTAGTCCGGCTCCAGGTGGCCGGCACGAAGCCGGAAGATGCCGGCAAGGGGGTGGCCCGATTGGGACGCCGCGCGTTCGAGACGCTGGGGATCCAGGAGGGGGAGATCATCGCGATCCAGGGAAAGCGGCTCACAGCCGCGATCGGCCTCAACCCCTACCCCGAGGACGTCGGCGTGGAGGTCATTCGTCTGGACGGCCTACAGCGCGCAAATGCGGATGTCACCATGGGCGACATGGTGGAGGTGCGGAAGGCGGACGTCCGTCCGGCGCGGCGGATCACCATCGCCCCCGGACAGAAGAACGTGCGGCTCTCCGGGTCGCCGGAACTGCTGCGTCGCACGCTCTTCCGCCGGCCGCTGGTCGCGGGCGACCACATCTCCACCGCCGTCTACCAGCGCACCCTCAGCCCCTCCGCCGCCGGTCGGTACCCGGAGGACATCTTCAAGACCTTCCTACAGCAGCCTGCCTTCGCACTCCAGGAGATCCGGCTGATCGTGGTCTCCACCCTGCCCCGCGGCATCGTGCAGGTGGCGGAGGACACCGAGATCGAGCTCCTCCCGGAGTACACGGAGCCGGAGGAGATGCGTCGCACAGACGTCACCTACGACGATATCGGAGGTCTCGGCGACAGCATCGAGCAGGTGCGGGAGATGATCGAGTTGCCGCTGAAGCATCCGGAGCTCTTCAATCGGCTGGGGATCGATCCGCCCAAGGGGGTCCTTCTCCATGGTCCACCAGGCACCGGGAAGACGCTCCTGGCGCGGGCCGTCGCCAACGAGGCCGACGCGGAGTTCTTCAGCATCGCGGGCCCGGAGATCATGGGGCGCCACTACGGGGAGTCGGAGGAGCGGCTTCGGGAGGTCTTTCAGCAGGCCCAGGAGAAGGCCCCCTCCATCATCTTCATCGACGAGATCGATTCGATCGCCCCCAAGCGCTCCGAGGTCACCGGAGAGCTCGAGCGACGGGTCGTGGCTCAGCTACTCACCCTCATGGATGGCCTGCAGCCGCGCCAGAACGTGGTGGTGATCGGTGCCACCAACCGCGTGAACGCGATCGACGAGGCACTCCGGCGACCCGGCCGCTTCGACCGCGAGATCGTCATCGGCGTGCCCGACCAGCAGGGACGGCGGGAGGTGATCGCCATCCATACGCGCGGCATGCCGCTGGCCGAGGACGTCAGCATCGACGAGCTGGCGCGCGTCACCTTCGGGTTCGTCGGCGCGGACCTCTCGGCCCTCACCCGGGAGGCCGCCATTGAGGCGCTGCGCCGTACCCTGCCTCAGATCGACCTCGATCGCAACGAGATCCCGCCGGAGGTGCTGGAGAACCTGCGGGTCTACCGGAACGACTTCCTCAACGCTCTGAAGCGGGTCCAGCCCTCCGCCATGCGGGAGATCATGATCCAGGTTCCGGACGTCTCCTGGGACGACATCGGGGGCCTCGACGAGGCCAAGGAGACGCTGCGCGAGGGGATCGAGCTCCCGCTCAAGCACCCGGAGGCCTTCCGGCGGCTCGGTATCCGGCCCGCGAACGGATTCCTCCTCTACGGCCCCCCGGGAACCGGCAAGACACTGCTGGCGAAGGCGGTGGCACGGGAGTCGGAGGCGAACTTCATCGCCACCAAGTCCTCCGACCTACTCTCCAAGTGGTACGGCGAGTCGGAGCAGCAGATCGCCCGCCTCTTCCAGCGAGCGCGCCAGGTGGCGCCCACGGTGATCTTCATCGACGAGATCGACTCGCTGGTCCCGCAGCGCGGCGGGATGCTCGGCGAGCCGGCGGTGACGGAGCGGGTGGTCAACACCCTGCTGGCGGAGATGGACGGGCTGGAGGAGCTTCGCGGCGTGGTGGTGATCGGCGCCACCAACCGTCCCACGCTGCTGGACCCGGCATTGCTTCGCCCGGGACGCTTCGACGAGCTGGTCTACGTGCCTGTGCCCGGGGTCGAGGGGCGCCTGCAGATCCTTAAGATCCACACCTCCGGGATGCCGCTGGATGACGACGTGGACCTGCAACGGCTCGCCGACGCCACCCGCGGGTACACCGGCGCCGACCTCGAGGACCTGGTGCGTCGCGCCGGATTGCTCGCCCTGCGGGAGAGTCTCGAGATCGAACGGGTGCCGATGCGCCTCTTCGAGGCCGCGCTCAAGGACACCCGTGCGTCGGTGACTCCGGAGATGGAGAAGGAATACGAAGAGCTGGCGGATTCGCTGAAGCGCGAGTACCCGCGCGGTCGCACGATCGGATTCCAGGCCGCGATGGAGGCTGCGGCGGCGAGGAGCTGAGCGTCCGGTCCTTGTCCACTGCCCTGCACCGCGCGACCCCGCCACAGCGGCGTCGGAGGCCACAAAAAACCCGCGCCTGGAGCGTTCCCAGGCGCGGGTTTTCAGTGGAGGTGAGGGGAGTCGAACCCCTGTCCGCCTATCGATCCCTCCCGGTATCTACGTGCGTATCTCGCTGTTCCTTTCTCCTCGCCCGTTCGTCGGCCAGCGAGCGGCCTCTCACGAGCCAGCCATGTAAGTCTCACTCATCCGGTCATGGCCCCGGAATGAGCCAGGCTCGAATTTGCGACGCCTGCCGCCCCGACTCGAGCGGGCCTGAACGACAGACGGGTGCGAAGGAACCGCCTATGGGTTCGACTTACGCAGCCAGAGCGAAGTTATCGTTCGCAGTTACTGATAGATTCCGCTTATTTTACGAGGCACTCGGAGACCTCGGCACGCAACCAGGACTTCACAATACGCGTCGAAGCCAGGTCACCCCCAGTTGTCAAACAGCGTCAAACAATCTAGCGAAAGAAGAGCCACGAGTCAAGGTCCGGAAGCGGCTCGACGCGGGGCTTAAGTCATTGTTCTGCAAGGCCTTTTTCGATGTGCCGCTCGGTACGGCACGTGACCGGCCCGTAAGGGCGCCCCTTGCGGGCGCAAGCAGGACAGAATCCGCGTTCCGCCTCGTCAACCGCTGCTTTCTCGTGCGCGCGGCCACAAGGCTGCCACAAGGGGCGACCCTACAGTTGGATTTCGCGCAGGGCGCACGAAGCGCGAACCGAAAGGCCGCGTCAAGTGCCAGCGCCCACGCGGGATCCTTCGCTGGCCTCAGGATGACGGGGTCTGGCTTCAGGATGCCACGGTCGGACTCGGAACGGCAACGAGCCCCTGCGGCGTCGTGGCACGTCCGGCGCCCTACGCCGCCACCCCCAGCTCCTGCTCCTCGTACGCCCGGAGGAGCGCTTCCGCCTCCTCCAGGCGGGTGACCGAGAAGAGCTCCTGGCGGAGCATCCGGCCGTTGGGCAGGCCCTTCGTGTACCAGCCCAGGTGCTTGCGGAACTCGATCATCGCCTTCTCTTCGTCCCGCTCGTAGGCGATGGCGAGCTGCGCATGCTCCCGCACGATCCGGAAGCGCTCGGCCACGTCGGGATCGGCGGGCACCGGCTCACCACTCAGCGCGGCGCGCGCCTGGCGGAAGATCCAGGGAGAGCCGTGCGAGCCCCGCGCGATCATGATCCCCGCACAGCCGGTATGCTGGTGCATCCGGCGGGCGTCCTCGCCCGTCCACACGTCCCCGTTGCCGATCACCGGGATATCCAGCGCCTCCACGACGGCTGCGATCTCGTCCCAGTTGGCGCGACCCCCGTACATCTGCGTGCGCGTGCGCGCGTGCAGGGTGAGGACCTCGGCTCCGGCGTCCTGGCAGCGGAGCGCGATCTCCACGGGATTGCGCATCTCCTCGCTCCAGCCACTGCGGACCTTCACCGTCAGCGGGATGGAGATCGCCGCCCGCACCGAGCGGATGATCCTCTCGACCAGATCGAGGTCGCGCAGGCACCCGGACCCGCCGTTGCGGTTCACGACCTTTTTCACCGGGCAGCCGAAGTTCAGGTCCAGGAAGTCCGGGGCATACACCTCCTCGACCAGCGCCGCCGCTTCGGCCATCGCCTCCGGGTCGGCCCCGAAGATCTGGATCCCGATAGGCCGCTCCGCGTCATCGAAGCGCAGATACTCGTGGGTGCGGCGGTCCCTGCGCCGGATTCCCTCCGAAGAGACAAACTCGGACACCACCACGTCCGCCCCGAAGCTGCGGCAGAGTCGCCGGAAGGGCGACTCGCTCACACCCGCCTGCGGAGCGAGGTACAGGGGTACGCGACCCGAGCGAAGCTGCTGAAAGAAATCCAGGTGCATCCTGTAAATATAGCCTCGGTGCAGGGCTATCTCAACCTCGCCCACGCCCAGCGAAGCCGCCTCCGCAGCCTTGTCGGCGCACGGCTCGAAAGTGTCTAACCCGCGTTGCGGCGCGGGATTGCTTTGACACAATCCGAGCAGGGGCGTACATTCCGAACTCCAACTTTTGAACTGCTACCGTTCCGGCGACCCCGGGAGGATATTGCACATGGAGCTTCGGGAATTTTTTACGGAAGACGTTGTACAGCTCAACCTGCAAGGGGAGTCGAAGGATGAGGTACTGAAGGAGCTGATCGGCGTCCTCGGCCTCGACGAGAAATCCGAGGGCATCCTCTACAAGATGTTGAAGCGGCGAGAGAATCTGGGCTCCACCGGGATCGGCAAAGGGATCGCCATTCCCCACTGTCGATCCCTGGTGGTCAACCGCCTGCGAGTGGCCTTCGGCCGCAAGCCCTCCGGGCTGGACTTCAAGGCGATCGACGAGCAGCCCGTCTACTTCATCTTCCTCATCGTCGCGCCCCCGCTGGAAGTATCCAATCAGTACCTCCCCGTTCTCGGCAAGATCGCGCAATTTTCGAAGGAGCCCGACGTGGCCGCC belongs to Longimicrobiaceae bacterium and includes:
- a CDS encoding UPF0182 family protein — encoded protein: MMPRRRRIAVIGFVLLVLVLVGGRLGAEFVEDLLWYRTLNMQGVFWVRWTATVAVRVTLALLFAVGIYINLAVVTRTLGAIRVRRRVGNIEIAEQLPQPYIVAVLLFIAGLSGWWLSAGISDPMAVLAALRHSPWGLNDPFHGHDVSFYVFVLPILDQLQVLCGLLVAWAAILVVSAYAVTGAIKIAGGQLQFSQIALRHLGVLAAIFLVIVAWDLWMDRYGLLLSGNGVSGAIGYTDVHARQPGLLVMSLLSVATAGAVLVGLWRDRRHIALISLAVLVAAGVLSRIVVPALVQKLVVEPNEAARERPYIARHIEFTRRAYQLDDMRTARLPYGGSSPPSDSAVLRAISEAPLWDPRPLHTTFNEKEALYAYYTFSSVHPDRYEGEQVAIGVRELDPSALPSTAQTWQNLHLTYVSGQGVVVASMAAMAQDGSPVYYVRDLGPPSLASGAPLSLQIEQPEIYFGERTLGYVVVEPDAEPMGIPLTSFWRKLVFAWAFQSRNLLLSSSVGQGSKLVYRRSIADRVHRVAPFLRLLPTRGLLPVIHEGRVVWIVDGYTATTSFPLSRRGALEDLQVRYVRNSVKATVDAITGEVRLYVVDPDDPILRTYARFFPGLLEPLDSMPEGLRAHLRYPAPLLELQAAVLGDYHLRDPNLFYARQDVWAASMEIYRAQEQQVGATYATLPLPGTDEPEFLLTLPLSARGRPNLAALLIARNDSDVYGELYLFELPREEVVPGPQQIEAQIDQNPEISQQLSLWKEGGSQVIRGRLLVVPVDSTLIYVEPLFLEANQAATPQLERVILSSGRNVVMRPTLEEAVSALFSEDAPATTPPPPQPVVTLPPQPTGPRSDPSIQRVRRLVEQAEARLRAGDWAGFGESWRALKQLLAEADSTADP
- a CDS encoding phosphomannomutase/phosphoglucomutase; translation: MVNPHVFRQYDIRGVVGRDLDTGFAEALGRAFGTMLVRRRGGGSGYTTALGRDNRVTSDDLAAGIRRGLVAAGIHVIDVGTVPTPVLSFAAAELGTDGAIQVTGSHNPPEYNGFKLTIDGRSLYGQAIQDLRALIESEGFVSGEGTTERRDMMPQYIESVAKRFPVQRPVKVVLDCGNGTGSLVGVDLLRAMGPQVEVVPLYCESDGTFPNHHPDPVVDANLQDLIAEVRRTHADLGIAFDGDADRIGAVDDRGEIVRGDILVLLFGLDLLERKGPGQKVVFDVKCSQALPEVLSAAGGVPIMSATGHSLIKQRMKQENAPLAGELSGHIMFGEDYYGFDDALYAAALLISILSRMEQPLSQRLQEFPRYYSTPELRYATTEEEKFDIVRRAVEHFRGSYEVVDVDGARVLFGDGWGLIRASNTEPVLVGRFEARTPERLGEIRDQMESWLRDQGIST
- a CDS encoding RidA family protein; the protein is MASMQVIQTPDAPAAIGPYSQGVVHGGVLYTAGQIALDPKSGEIVGESVAEQTEQVLRNLGAVLKAAGASFSTVLKTTVFLRDMNDFVAMNEVYARYFVDHRPARATVQVARLPRDVAVEIELVAAVPESGSQG
- the rfaE1 gene encoding D-glycero-beta-D-manno-heptose-7-phosphate kinase, which codes for MSPTHPLSAERLDTILQQAEHVRVAVVGDLMLDVYLSGTVSRISPEAPVPVVHVQEERSALGGAANVVANVVRLGAHCDVLGVVGRDAGARAIREALAVLGSGVVRPLLVEYAERPTTTKTRVMARKQQVVRFDREAEEDLPPEAAHELCELVRDSARAADVIVLEDYNKGVLTPAVIRAAMEAARERGIPVVVDPKFRHIFEYRGATVFKPNAFELTSALGVPIRPHDDAWLEDARQRFGCEHLLVTLGEEGMALQSAGSATFRIPTVAREVYDVSGAGDTVTACVAVAIAAGASIQEAAVMANVAAGIEVGKPGVATVSPEELREEVRELIESLS
- a CDS encoding CDC48 family AAA ATPase — encoded protein: MAESEERVVRLQVAGTKPEDAGKGVARLGRRAFETLGIQEGEIIAIQGKRLTAAIGLNPYPEDVGVEVIRLDGLQRANADVTMGDMVEVRKADVRPARRITIAPGQKNVRLSGSPELLRRTLFRRPLVAGDHISTAVYQRTLSPSAAGRYPEDIFKTFLQQPAFALQEIRLIVVSTLPRGIVQVAEDTEIELLPEYTEPEEMRRTDVTYDDIGGLGDSIEQVREMIELPLKHPELFNRLGIDPPKGVLLHGPPGTGKTLLARAVANEADAEFFSIAGPEIMGRHYGESEERLREVFQQAQEKAPSIIFIDEIDSIAPKRSEVTGELERRVVAQLLTLMDGLQPRQNVVVIGATNRVNAIDEALRRPGRFDREIVIGVPDQQGRREVIAIHTRGMPLAEDVSIDELARVTFGFVGADLSALTREAAIEALRRTLPQIDLDRNEIPPEVLENLRVYRNDFLNALKRVQPSAMREIMIQVPDVSWDDIGGLDEAKETLREGIELPLKHPEAFRRLGIRPANGFLLYGPPGTGKTLLAKAVARESEANFIATKSSDLLSKWYGESEQQIARLFQRARQVAPTVIFIDEIDSLVPQRGGMLGEPAVTERVVNTLLAEMDGLEELRGVVVIGATNRPTLLDPALLRPGRFDELVYVPVPGVEGRLQILKIHTSGMPLDDDVDLQRLADATRGYTGADLEDLVRRAGLLALRESLEIERVPMRLFEAALKDTRASVTPEMEKEYEELADSLKREYPRGRTIGFQAAMEAAAARS
- the dusB gene encoding tRNA dihydrouridine synthase DusB, coding for MHLDFFQQLRSGRVPLYLAPQAGVSESPFRRLCRSFGADVVVSEFVSSEGIRRRDRRTHEYLRFDDAERPIGIQIFGADPEAMAEAAALVEEVYAPDFLDLNFGCPVKKVVNRNGGSGCLRDLDLVERIIRSVRAAISIPLTVKVRSGWSEEMRNPVEIALRCQDAGAEVLTLHARTRTQMYGGRANWDEIAAVVEALDIPVIGNGDVWTGEDARRMHQHTGCAGIMIARGSHGSPWIFRQARAALSGEPVPADPDVAERFRIVREHAQLAIAYERDEEKAMIEFRKHLGWYTKGLPNGRMLRQELFSVTRLEEAEALLRAYEEQELGVAA
- a CDS encoding PTS sugar transporter subunit IIA; amino-acid sequence: MELREFFTEDVVQLNLQGESKDEVLKELIGVLGLDEKSEGILYKMLKRRENLGSTGIGKGIAIPHCRSLVVNRLRVAFGRKPSGLDFKAIDEQPVYFIFLIVAPPLEVSNQYLPVLGKIAQFSKEPDVAARLREIQSPREFLSLLEEKGI